A genomic stretch from Microcebus murinus isolate Inina chromosome 11, M.murinus_Inina_mat1.0, whole genome shotgun sequence includes:
- the AGXT2 gene encoding alanine--glyoxylate aminotransferase 2, mitochondrial isoform X2, whose amino-acid sequence MTLVWRHLPRALGLVTSPRTPKPHPSMSRVSWTSVTKFSLHTKPRMPPCDFTPERYQSLAYDHVLEIHKRHLSPVATAYFQKPLLLHQGHMEWLFDSEGNRYLDFFSGIVTVSVGHCHPKVSAVAQKQLGRLWHTSAVFFHPPMHEYAKELSALLPEPLKVIFLTNSGSEANDLAMLMARAHSNNMDIISFRGAYHGCSPYTLGLTNVGTFKMELPGGIGCQSTMCPDVFRGPWGGSHCRDSPVQTTRKCSCAPDCCQARDEYIEQFKDTLNTSVAKSLAGFFAEPIQGVNGVVQYPKGFLKEAFKLVRERGGVCIADEVQTGFGRLGSHFWGFQTHDVLPDIVTMAKGIGNGFPMAAVVTTPEIAQSLAKCLLHFNTFGGNPMACAIGSAVLEVIKEENLQKNSQEVGTYMLLKFAKLRDEFEIVGDVRGKGLMIGIEMVQDKESRKPLPREEVNQIHEDCKRLGLLVGRGGIFSQTFRIAPPMCITKPEADFAVDVFRSALIQHMERRAK is encoded by the exons GTGTTTCCTGGACATCAGTTACCAAGTTCAGTCTTCATACCAAACCCAGAATGCCTCCGTGTGACTTCACGCCCGAAAGATACCAG TCCCTTGCCTACGACCATGTCCTGGAGATCCACAAGCGACATCTTTCTCCGGTGGCAACAGCGTATTTCCAGAAGCCCTTGCTGCTCCACCAGGGCCACATGGAGTGGCTATTTGATTCCGAGGGAAACAGATACCTGGATTTCTTTTCCGGAATTGTCACTGTCAGTGTCGGTCACTGCCACCC GAAGGTCAGCGCCGTGGCACAGAAGCAGCTCGGCCGCCTGTGGCACACCAGCGCTGTCTTCTTCCACCCGCCAATGCACGAATACGCAAAGGAGCTTTCGGCACTTCTTCCCGAGCCTCTTAAG GTCATCTTCTTGACCAACAGTGGCTCAGAAGCCAATGACCTTGCCATGCTGATGGCTAGAGCACACTCCAACAACATGGACATCATTTCCTTCAG AGGAGCGTACCATGGATGCAGTCCTTACACACTTGGTTTGACAAATGTAGGGACCTTCAAGATGGAACTCCCCGGTGGGATCGGGTGCCAATCG ACAATGTGCCCAGATGTTTTTCGTGGCCCTTGGGGTGGAAGCCACTGTCGAGATTCTCCAGTGCAAACAACTAGGAAATGCAGCTGTGCACCAG ACTGCTGCCAAGCTAGAGACGAGTATATTGAACAGTTCAAAGATACTCTGAACACTTCTGTAGCCAAGTCACTTGCTGGGTTTTTTGCAGAACCAATTCAA GGTGTGAATGGAGTTGTCCAGTACCCAAAGGGGTTTCTAAAGGAAGCCTTCAAGCTGGTGCGAGAGAGGGGAGGCGTGTGCATTGCAGATGAA GTGCAGACAGGATTTGGAAGGCTGGGTTCCCATTTCTGGGGCTTCCAAACCCACGACGTCCTGCCTGACATTGTCACCATGGCTAAAGGGATTGGGAATGGCTTTCCCATGGCGGCAGTTGTAACCACTCCAG AGATTGCCCAGTCTTTGGCTAAATGTCTTCTTCACTTCAACACCTTCGGAGGGAACCCCATGGCCTGTGCCATTGGATCTGCAGTGCTTGAG gtaattaaagaagaaaatctacaGAAAAACAGTCAAGAAGTTGGTACCTACATGTTACTGAAGTTTGCTAAGCTGCGGGATGAGTTTGAAATTGTTGGAGACGTCCGAGGCAAAGGCCTCATGATAGGGATAGAAATGGTGCAGGATAAG gAGAGCCGCAAGCCTCTTCCCCGTGAAGAAGTAAATCAAATCCATGAGGACTGCAAACGCCTGGGGCTCTTAGTTGGCAGAGGCGGCATCTTTTCTCAG ACATTTCGCATTGCTCCCCCAATGTGTATCACTAAACCAGAAGCTGATTTTGCAGTGGACGTATTTCGTTCTGCCTTAATCCAACACATGGAGAGAAgagctaaataa
- the AGXT2 gene encoding alanine--glyoxylate aminotransferase 2, mitochondrial isoform X1, whose translation MTLVWRHLPRALGLVTSPRTPKPHPSMSLGVSWTSVTKFSLHTKPRMPPCDFTPERYQSLAYDHVLEIHKRHLSPVATAYFQKPLLLHQGHMEWLFDSEGNRYLDFFSGIVTVSVGHCHPKVSAVAQKQLGRLWHTSAVFFHPPMHEYAKELSALLPEPLKVIFLTNSGSEANDLAMLMARAHSNNMDIISFRGAYHGCSPYTLGLTNVGTFKMELPGGIGCQSTMCPDVFRGPWGGSHCRDSPVQTTRKCSCAPDCCQARDEYIEQFKDTLNTSVAKSLAGFFAEPIQGVNGVVQYPKGFLKEAFKLVRERGGVCIADEVQTGFGRLGSHFWGFQTHDVLPDIVTMAKGIGNGFPMAAVVTTPEIAQSLAKCLLHFNTFGGNPMACAIGSAVLEVIKEENLQKNSQEVGTYMLLKFAKLRDEFEIVGDVRGKGLMIGIEMVQDKESRKPLPREEVNQIHEDCKRLGLLVGRGGIFSQTFRIAPPMCITKPEADFAVDVFRSALIQHMERRAK comes from the exons TAGGTGTTTCCTGGACATCAGTTACCAAGTTCAGTCTTCATACCAAACCCAGAATGCCTCCGTGTGACTTCACGCCCGAAAGATACCAG TCCCTTGCCTACGACCATGTCCTGGAGATCCACAAGCGACATCTTTCTCCGGTGGCAACAGCGTATTTCCAGAAGCCCTTGCTGCTCCACCAGGGCCACATGGAGTGGCTATTTGATTCCGAGGGAAACAGATACCTGGATTTCTTTTCCGGAATTGTCACTGTCAGTGTCGGTCACTGCCACCC GAAGGTCAGCGCCGTGGCACAGAAGCAGCTCGGCCGCCTGTGGCACACCAGCGCTGTCTTCTTCCACCCGCCAATGCACGAATACGCAAAGGAGCTTTCGGCACTTCTTCCCGAGCCTCTTAAG GTCATCTTCTTGACCAACAGTGGCTCAGAAGCCAATGACCTTGCCATGCTGATGGCTAGAGCACACTCCAACAACATGGACATCATTTCCTTCAG AGGAGCGTACCATGGATGCAGTCCTTACACACTTGGTTTGACAAATGTAGGGACCTTCAAGATGGAACTCCCCGGTGGGATCGGGTGCCAATCG ACAATGTGCCCAGATGTTTTTCGTGGCCCTTGGGGTGGAAGCCACTGTCGAGATTCTCCAGTGCAAACAACTAGGAAATGCAGCTGTGCACCAG ACTGCTGCCAAGCTAGAGACGAGTATATTGAACAGTTCAAAGATACTCTGAACACTTCTGTAGCCAAGTCACTTGCTGGGTTTTTTGCAGAACCAATTCAA GGTGTGAATGGAGTTGTCCAGTACCCAAAGGGGTTTCTAAAGGAAGCCTTCAAGCTGGTGCGAGAGAGGGGAGGCGTGTGCATTGCAGATGAA GTGCAGACAGGATTTGGAAGGCTGGGTTCCCATTTCTGGGGCTTCCAAACCCACGACGTCCTGCCTGACATTGTCACCATGGCTAAAGGGATTGGGAATGGCTTTCCCATGGCGGCAGTTGTAACCACTCCAG AGATTGCCCAGTCTTTGGCTAAATGTCTTCTTCACTTCAACACCTTCGGAGGGAACCCCATGGCCTGTGCCATTGGATCTGCAGTGCTTGAG gtaattaaagaagaaaatctacaGAAAAACAGTCAAGAAGTTGGTACCTACATGTTACTGAAGTTTGCTAAGCTGCGGGATGAGTTTGAAATTGTTGGAGACGTCCGAGGCAAAGGCCTCATGATAGGGATAGAAATGGTGCAGGATAAG gAGAGCCGCAAGCCTCTTCCCCGTGAAGAAGTAAATCAAATCCATGAGGACTGCAAACGCCTGGGGCTCTTAGTTGGCAGAGGCGGCATCTTTTCTCAG ACATTTCGCATTGCTCCCCCAATGTGTATCACTAAACCAGAAGCTGATTTTGCAGTGGACGTATTTCGTTCTGCCTTAATCCAACACATGGAGAGAAgagctaaataa